The sequence below is a genomic window from Salicibibacter cibarius.
CCGTTGCCTCATCGAGCAGCGCCGGATAAGTCGGATTCGTGCCACAGGTTGGACAATTGTCATCTTTTAAACGAGTTGCGTTTATCGCAGAAGTTTCATTCTCCCAAAGATCAAATGAACGCATCCGCTCGGCAACGGCAGGTGCGTTGCCACTTACGATTTTTATCGCCTCTGCGCTTTGCAGCGCCGTTACCATCTGAACAGCCGGCGCGATCACCCCGTCGTTATCGCACGTTTCATCTAATGATAAAAATGGGCTCAAACAACGGAGACAGGGGCCTTCGTCTAACATAAAGGCACGGGACAACCCATAGCTACCGACGACGCCTCCATAGATCCAAGGCACACCGTACCGGTAAGCTGCATCATTTAGCAACATTCGAACTTCAAAATTGTCGGAACCATCCATAATCAAATCAACCTCGGGCACAAACTTAGCCGCTTCGTCCGCCTGGAAATCACGGACGTAGGCGTCAATCTCCACATCCGCATTCACTTTCTTGAGGTCGCGGGCGGCAGCTTTGGCTTTGGCCACTTTTTGCTCGGCATCTTCTTCTGTGAAAAGCCGCTGACGGTGGAGATTATGAAGCTCTACATAATCACGGTCAATGATTGTGATTTTACCTATTCCCGCTCTCACAAGCGTATCGGCAATGGACGTGCCGAGCGCGCCGCAACCGACGAGCAGCACATGCGCGGCGCGAATGCGATCTTGCCCGTCTGTTCCGAGCGGCTCAAAACGCGTTTGCCGGTCGTAACGATCAACCATGGAACACACCTTCCTGAGGGCTGCTTGCCTTCGCAAAACGTTTCACCGGAATGCGACCGGCCTCATAGCTTAAACGCCCCGCTTGAATGGCCAGCTTCATCGCCTCCGCCATTTTCACAGGCTCATCGGCTTGCGAAACCGCACGATTCAATAACACGGCATCCGCTCCCATTTCCATCGCCAATGAAGCATGGGACGGCGCGCCGATCCCGGCGTCGACGATCACAGGGACGTTCGCTTGTTCCACGATGTAGGATAAGTGAAGCGGGTTCAAAATCCCGCGCCCCGTGCCGATAGGCGCAGCCCCCGGCATCACCGCATGCGCACCCAACTCTTCCAACTTGCGGGCAAGCACGGGGTCA
It includes:
- a CDS encoding ThiF family adenylyltransferase, coding for MVDRYDRQTRFEPLGTDGQDRIRAAHVLLVGCGALGTSIADTLVRAGIGKITIIDRDYVELHNLHRQRLFTEEDAEQKVAKAKAAARDLKKVNADVEIDAYVRDFQADEAAKFVPEVDLIMDGSDNFEVRMLLNDAAYRYGVPWIYGGVVGSYGLSRAFMLDEGPCLRCLSPFLSLDETCDNDGVIAPAVQMVTALQSAEAIKIVSGNAPAVAERMRSFDLWENETSAINATRLKDDNCPTCGTNPTYPALLDEATGKQIRVLCGGDTVHVRPRERKTVQVEKLQTVEHAMLSSVRLHEDVATLDYEGCRVVLFKDGRALLHGIDEGERAEKVYEHVLALID